One genomic window of Punica granatum isolate Tunisia-2019 chromosome 1, ASM765513v2, whole genome shotgun sequence includes the following:
- the LOC116196247 gene encoding LOW QUALITY PROTEIN: probable cyclic nucleotide-gated ion channel 14 (The sequence of the model RefSeq protein was modified relative to this genomic sequence to represent the inferred CDS: inserted 1 base in 1 codon): MTAFIAPSSVVLVIFGSLYELKYACSYMRIKPRIIFPMEPKREKYVRFYGNEKQTPEKPLPLYKVPSSKLPKFVGFKVTLPETAGTAEKPWIGTPILDPGSGLVLLWNRIFLFSCLMALFMDPLFFYLPSVVVNGGGTYSSSSSCMTTDLNLGIVVTFFRTVADVFYLLQVMVKFRTAYVSPTSRAFGRGELVTDLKLIAKRYLRSGFFVDLLAALPLPQNVIWFVLPATRSSRAAHTNNALVLIVLFQYIPRLYLIFPLSSHITKATGVVAKTAWAGAAYNLLLYMLASHVLGASWYLLSIERHAGCLKSACDNELVPMKCFLRYLDCNTLEDADRKVWVENTTVFSICDPNQSDSSFKYGIFASAVTQSIVSSDFVEKYLYCLWWGLQNLSSYGQTLSTSTFIGETAFSILIAILGLVLFAHLIGNMQTYLQSITVRLEEWRLKRRDTEEWMRHRQLPQDLRERVRQFVQYKWLATRGVNEESILRALPSDLRRDIQRHLCLDLVRRVPFFSQMXDQLLDAICERLVSSLSTKGTYIVREGDPVTEMLFIIRGRLDSSTTNGGRTGFFNSITLRPGDFCGEELLAWALLPRSTLNLPSSTRTVRSLDEVEGFALRAEDLKFVANQFRRLHSKKLQHTFRFYSYHWRTWAACFIQAAWRRYKRRMCAKSLSMWEYSLDSAEQVGTVNGTKQDENEEEERSSSYTPSCQAKQHLGVTILASRFAANTRKGTQKAKNAEMPKLQKPEEPNFSAELDDE; the protein is encoded by the exons ATGACTGCTTTCATTGCTCCTTCCAGCGTTGTTCTTGTAATTTTCGGTTCCTTGTATGAACTAAAGTATGCCTGCTCATATATGCGAATTAAGCCACGGATAATCTTCCCAATGGagccaaaaagagaaaagtatGTGAG GTTTTATGGTAATGAGAAGCAAACACCGGAAAAGCCGCTGCCCCTATACAAGGTACCGAGCAGCAAACTCCCAAAGTTCGTGGGGTTTAAGGTTACCTTACCTGAAACAGCTGGGACAGCAGAGAAGCCCTGGATCGGGACCCCGATCCTCGACCCAGGAAGCGGCCTTGTCCTCCTATGGAACAGGATCTTCCTTTTCTCCTGTCTCATGGCCCTGTTCATGGACCCGCTCTTCTTTTACCTCCCATCGGTAGTAGTAAACGGCGGTGGTACTTATAGTAGCAGCTCGTCCTGTATGACCACAGACCTGAACCTGGGCATCGTCGTCACGTTTTTCCGAACAGTCGCCGATGTTTTCTACCTTCTGCAGGTGATGGTCAAGTTCCGAACTGCTTATGTGTCCCCGACTTCTCGGGCATTCGGGAGAGGCGAGCTTGTTACGGACCTGAAGCTGATTGCTAAGAGGTACTTGAGATCAGGTTTCTTCGTGGATCTGCTAGCTGCCCTGCCTCTTCCCCAG AATGTGATATGGTTCGTTCTACCAGCAACAAGAAGTTCCCGAGCAGCTCATACCAACAATGCTCTCGTGCTGATCGTTCTGTTTCAGTACATTCCCCGATTGTACCTCATCTTCCCGTTAAGTTCACATATAACAAAAGCTACTGGAGTTGTTGCGAAGACGGCTTGGGCTGGAGCTGCTTATAATCTCCTACTCTACATGTTAGCAAGTCAT GTTTTGGGGGCCTCATGGTACCTTCTCTCGATTGAGAGGCATGCAGGTTGTTTGAAATCGGCATGTGATAACGAACTCGTGCCAATGAAGTGTTTCCTTCGGTATTTGGACTGCAATACCTTGGAGGACGCTGATCGAAAAGTTTGGGTAGAGAACACTACTGTTTTTAGTATTTGTGATCCCAACCAAAGTGACAGTTCGTTCAAGTACGGCATATTCGCTAGTGCAGTGACACAGAGCATCGTATCTTCGGACTTTGTCGAGAAGTATTTGTATTGCCTCTGGTGGGGTCTACAGAACTTGAG TTCATATGGCCAGACATTGAGCACGAGCACATTCATCGGGGAGACCGCTTTTTCGATATTGATCGCTATTCTCGGACTTGTTTTATTCGCTCACCTCATCGGAAATATGCAG ACCTATCTGCAATCGATTACGGTGAGGCTCGAGGAGTGGAGACTTAAGAGACGGGACACAGAAGAATGGATGAGACATCGTCAGCTTCCTCAGGACCTTCGGGAGCGAGTCCGGCAGTTCGTGCAGTACAAGTGGTTAGCAACAAGGGGAGTCAATGAGGAATCCATCTTGCGTGCTTTACCATCCGATCTCCGTAGAGACATCCAACGCCACCTGTGCTTGGACCTTGTCCGACGG GTCCCTTTCTTCTCACAAA GCGATCAGCTGCTTGATGCGATATGCGAGCGGCTCGTGTCCTCTCTGAGCACCAAAGGCACGTACATTGTCCGTGAGGGGGACCCAGTGACGGAGATGCTCTTCATAATTCGGGGGAGGCTCGACAGCTCCACAACCAACGGCGGACGGACAGGCTTCTTCAACTCGATCACATTGAGACCAGGCGACTTCTGTGGGGAGGAGCTGCTCGCATGGGCCTTGCTCCCAAGGTCGACCCTCAACCTGCCATCATCCACGAGGACTGTACGGTCACTTGACGAGGTCGAGGGTTTCGCCCTTCGTGCCGAAGACCTCAAGTTTGTAGCGAACCAGTTCCGGCGACTCCACAGCAAGAAGCTGCAGCACACATTCCGGTTTTATTCCTACCACTGGAGAACGTGGGCAGCTTGCTTCATTCAGGCTGCGTGGCGTCGGTATAAGAGAAGGATGTGTGCCAAGAGCCTTAGCATGTGGGAGTACTCTCTCGACTCTGCCGAGCAAGTGGGAACTGTCAACGGGACCAAACAGGATGAGAACGAGGAGGAAGAGCGCAGCTCGAGCTATACGCCATCCTGTCAAGCGAAACAGCACCTTGGGGTGACGATACTGGCATCGAGGTTCGCGGCGAATACCCGGAAAGGGACCCAGAAAGCGAAGAATGCCGAGATGCCCAAGCTACAGAAGCCCGAGGAGCCCAACTTTTCCGCTGAGCTCGATGACGAGTGA